The Coffea arabica cultivar ET-39 chromosome 4e, Coffea Arabica ET-39 HiFi, whole genome shotgun sequence genome includes a window with the following:
- the LOC113740833 gene encoding probable (S)-N-methylcoclaurine 3'-hydroxylase isozyme 2 isoform X1, translating to MDIRGLDVGYYNCLFYSLIFLSPILVFLFAQRNSRLPPGPFAWPVIGNLFDLEWKSAHISLAKLAQSYGPIMSLRFGARLAIVASSPEAAREVLKTHDRDLSGRYVPQILNRIPQIHTSIMGLATDCNERWRFLRSTSHMGLFSAKALESCSRIRLEKAKEMLHFLGSKEGEVVNIADILFATTANTLTNAMLSQDIVESWNNIGEVKRKSRKMLGIVILSLADLYPAIGGLDFWIKQKAVEANQIYRAVWGDIVSKRRGGRQDSNQDILDVLIESSFDDYQIYNFLSELFPSSEAVSSVVEWAMIELTRNQEASSKLRDEIMTKDIEGTALSEKRLTKLPYLQACIKETLRLHPPDPILVPRCALQTCQIMNYRIPNNSLMIVNAYALGRDEKTWEDAQNFKPERFLGRNFDVKGPHYELLPFGGGRRMCPGQHWALTEIQLLLGSLVYAFDWLVPPGTDPESLDMSEKLIAITLKREKPLLLIPKMKNDVSQDWAEALGTKGF from the exons ATGGACATCAGAGGTCTTGATGTTGGTTACTATAATTGCCTTTTCTATTCTCTCATATTTTTGTCGCCCATTCTAGTTTTTCTGTTTGCCCAGCGCAATTCGCGGCTACCACCAGGTCCATTTGCATGGCCGGTCATAGGCAACCTTTTCGACCTTGAATGGAAGAGTGCACATATTTCTCTCGCCAAGCTTGCACAATCTTATGGGCCTATAATGTCTTTGAGATTCGGCGCAAGACTGGCGATAGTTGCATCATCACCAGAAGCTGCTAGAGAAGTACTCAAGACTCATGATCGGGATCTATCCGGAAGGTACGTTCCTCAAATATTGAATCGAATACCACAAATTCACACTTCAATAATGGGATTGGCCACAGATTGCAATGAGAGGTGGAGGTTTCTACGCAGCACTTCCCACATGGGGCTTTTCTCAGCTAAGGCGCTGGAATCGTGTTCACGAATCAGACTAGAGAAGGCCAAAGAGATGCTACACTTCTTGGGTTCAAAAGAAGGTGAAGTGGTAAATATTGCAGACATTTTATTTGCAACTACTGCTAATACTTTGACTAATGCTATGCTGTCCCAAGATATTGTCGAGTCTTGGAACAATATTGGAGAAGTGAAAAGGAAATCAAGAAAAATGCTTGGGATTGTAATTCTAAGCTTAGCCGACCTTTATCCTGCAATTGGGGGTTTAGATTTTTGGATTAAGCAAAAAGCAGTAGAGGCTAACCAAATATACAGAGCCGTATGGGGTGATATTGTAAGCAAGAGAAGAGGAGGGAGGCAGGACTCGAACCAGGACATTTTAGACGTCCTGATTGAAAGTTCCTTTGATGATTATCAGATCTACAATTTCCTGTCG GAGCTTTTTCCCAGTTCTGAAGCCGTTAGCTCAGTAGTCGAATGGGCAATGATAGAATTAACAAGAAATCAAGAAGCCTCTTCCAAACTTCGTGATGAAATCATGACAAAAGATATTGAAGGAACTGCTTTAAGTGAGAAACGCCTAACCAAGCTGCCATATTTACAGGCCTGTATAAAAGAAACACTTCGATTGCATCCTCCGGACCCAATTCTTGTGCCTCGTTGTGCATTGCAAACTTGCCAGATCATGAACTACCGAATTCCAAATAATAGCTTGATGATTGTAAATGCTTATGCCTTAGGACGAGATGAAAAGACATGGGAAGATGCTCAAAACTTCAAACCAGAACGATTCCTCGGCAGAAATTTTGACGTTAAGGGACCCCACTATGAACTTTTGCCATTTGGTGGAGGTAGAAGGATGTGCCCTGGGCAGCACTGGGCTCTTACGGAGATTCAGTTGCTTCTTGGATCATTGGTCTATGCATTTGATTGGTTGGTTCCCCCAGGAACGGACCCAGAAAGTCTTGATATGAGCGAAAAATTGATTGCCATCACATTGAAAAGGGAAAAGCCTCTGCTTTTGATtccgaaaatgaaaaatgaCGTATCTCAAGATTGGGCTGAAGCACTTGGAACCAAAGGGTTCTAG
- the LOC113740833 gene encoding probable (S)-N-methylcoclaurine 3'-hydroxylase isozyme 2 isoform X2, which yields MIGIYPEDCNERWRFLRSTSHMGLFSAKALESCSRIRLEKAKEMLHFLGSKEGEVVNIADILFATTANTLTNAMLSQDIVESWNNIGEVKRKSRKMLGIVILSLADLYPAIGGLDFWIKQKAVEANQIYRAVWGDIVSKRRGGRQDSNQDILDVLIESSFDDYQIYNFLSELFPSSEAVSSVVEWAMIELTRNQEASSKLRDEIMTKDIEGTALSEKRLTKLPYLQACIKETLRLHPPDPILVPRCALQTCQIMNYRIPNNSLMIVNAYALGRDEKTWEDAQNFKPERFLGRNFDVKGPHYELLPFGGGRRMCPGQHWALTEIQLLLGSLVYAFDWLVPPGTDPESLDMSEKLIAITLKREKPLLLIPKMKNDVSQDWAEALGTKGF from the exons ATGATCGGGATCTATCCGGAAG ATTGCAATGAGAGGTGGAGGTTTCTACGCAGCACTTCCCACATGGGGCTTTTCTCAGCTAAGGCGCTGGAATCGTGTTCACGAATCAGACTAGAGAAGGCCAAAGAGATGCTACACTTCTTGGGTTCAAAAGAAGGTGAAGTGGTAAATATTGCAGACATTTTATTTGCAACTACTGCTAATACTTTGACTAATGCTATGCTGTCCCAAGATATTGTCGAGTCTTGGAACAATATTGGAGAAGTGAAAAGGAAATCAAGAAAAATGCTTGGGATTGTAATTCTAAGCTTAGCCGACCTTTATCCTGCAATTGGGGGTTTAGATTTTTGGATTAAGCAAAAAGCAGTAGAGGCTAACCAAATATACAGAGCCGTATGGGGTGATATTGTAAGCAAGAGAAGAGGAGGGAGGCAGGACTCGAACCAGGACATTTTAGACGTCCTGATTGAAAGTTCCTTTGATGATTATCAGATCTACAATTTCCTGTCG GAGCTTTTTCCCAGTTCTGAAGCCGTTAGCTCAGTAGTCGAATGGGCAATGATAGAATTAACAAGAAATCAAGAAGCCTCTTCCAAACTTCGTGATGAAATCATGACAAAAGATATTGAAGGAACTGCTTTAAGTGAGAAACGCCTAACCAAGCTGCCATATTTACAGGCCTGTATAAAAGAAACACTTCGATTGCATCCTCCGGACCCAATTCTTGTGCCTCGTTGTGCATTGCAAACTTGCCAGATCATGAACTACCGAATTCCAAATAATAGCTTGATGATTGTAAATGCTTATGCCTTAGGACGAGATGAAAAGACATGGGAAGATGCTCAAAACTTCAAACCAGAACGATTCCTCGGCAGAAATTTTGACGTTAAGGGACCCCACTATGAACTTTTGCCATTTGGTGGAGGTAGAAGGATGTGCCCTGGGCAGCACTGGGCTCTTACGGAGATTCAGTTGCTTCTTGGATCATTGGTCTATGCATTTGATTGGTTGGTTCCCCCAGGAACGGACCCAGAAAGTCTTGATATGAGCGAAAAATTGATTGCCATCACATTGAAAAGGGAAAAGCCTCTGCTTTTGATtccgaaaatgaaaaatgaCGTATCTCAAGATTGGGCTGAAGCACTTGGAACCAAAGGGTTCTAG